In Apodemus sylvaticus chromosome 7, mApoSyl1.1, whole genome shotgun sequence, the sequence GCCTCAGCCGATCAACAGCAGGGTCCACGTCAGCCCTTCACCCTCAGGGGCCTTCTGCCTAATGGGATTGGACAGCCCCTTCCCCCTCAGTGCTTTGCTGGCTGAGAAGGAGGCCAGCATGGCAGGTCAGGTGGTAGGGGTGCTTGGGGACACTCACTGAACCCTGTCAAAGCAGGGCTGTTTGGTGCCTGGGgtcaggaggtgggaggggactCTGTCTCCTCACTGATCCTCCACTCACATCCCAGGAACCCCAAGAGGCCCTGAGCTGTCTTCAGTGTCCCTGGAATGGAGCAGAGCAGGCTCTAGGGCAAAAGAGTCAGCCTGGAGCTCGGGCGAAGCTGAGGAAGGTGAGCAGGCTGAGGGTCGGCTGCCCATCTGCGTCAGCCGGGCTAAGGATTGCTCTCCCTATCCGTGTGCTCATCTGCATCCCCCAGCACCGTGCACACTCTTGGTTCCAGGCCCATGCAGGGAGCAGCCACCCTGGCCGAGCTGGAGTTGTCTTCTGCACAGCCCTGGACCTCCGGAACCACTCAAGCCTCAGCTCTCCCCCTCCCGGTTCCTCACTCTTGTTTTATAGTCACATTCCAGGACTATCTAGTATGAAATAAAGGCCACAAAGGAAGGAAGCCATGGACCCCAACAGGTCCCCTTTAACAGCACCTAACCCCTTCCTCTCCAAATAGGTCCTGATGGTTCAGGCCTTTCCTCCCATCCTtttgctttcttccctcctctttccttctttcccttgtGGGACACCAGAAATGTTCAAAGGtgataacaaaaaacaaaaaacaaaaagagtctGCCCCAAATTCTTTTTATTTGCCCTCCCCACGCCAACCCTAGCAAGTATAGATTTCTTCTTaaggaaaaatgagaaagaattcCCAAGATGGGTGAGGGATCCACAGGGAAGAATATCCCAGGACAGGGGAACTCAAAACACACAACCTGATCCTCCTACCCCACAGTGCATATCAACTCCACAACACTCAGGATTCCAGAGAACTCAGTGGCACCCCACGCCCGACCTAAGGAGACTCCAGGCCGCTTTTCCTGCTTCCCACCCACCCAGGCAGCTCAGGCCCAGTTCCCAGTGGGAAGAGGCGTGCAGAAATAACAAGTGTCTTTCTAAGGCCAGCTGTTTCCCAGGGCGGGGGCAGGGAGGGTGGCCGGGGATTGGAATGTGCAGGATCTCCCTTTCCCCCCAGAAGCCAGATGGTCCCTCTTCAGACACTGGAAGCCCTAGGCAGGCACTGGGGACATCTGGGGCAAGTGAGCTTGCCCAGCTGAGCTTCTGACAGTGCCTATTGACCCAGCTGACGCCCTGGCTCAGCGCTGGGAGGCAGGAGCTTCTGTCCTCTGTTCCAGAGCTGAGGTTCCTTCCAGCAGGGTTGGGGAGCTGTGGAGCCCTCTGTCCTGCCTCTAACCCTGTGACTGCCAGACATTGCTAGTCCCAGTTTGTGAGAGGCATGGGGAGCTTCCTGGCCTGGGTCCAGAGCACAACAGTGcagaggctgcctctgcctcagcaaGATCTGCACTGTCTGCATTTCTATAACCGCAAATGTCCATTGGCATggctttgtttctgtgtctctgtgtgtttggtaTTTCAAGTGATAGCTTGATAGTGTGAATTACTGTAGGGAACTGGCCCTTGATGTGACTtacccctcctgcctctgcctcatagtTGGGGCCATTGTCCTCTCAGGGAGGGCTGGGACAGCAACTTGGCCTCTGGGGCTGGATTCCTTCCTTCCAGACTTTATATCCTTTCCTATATACCCAGTAGAGGAAAAacgaaacaacaaaaaaacccagggaggtgggggaggtgcaGGCTGGGCCCAGTGTTGACCTGGGTACCATGGTCTATTCCAAGGGTTCATCTGCTCCTTCCAGGACAGGTCTATGGGAAAATTGGAGGTCGAGGCCGGGTGCTGACCTTGGCTCAGCCTGACAgtgggagagtggagatgggAAGGCAAGGGGGTAGAGCTCCTGGGAGGACATTTTTGAAAGCCTTGAAGAGAAGTGGCAGCAATTTCCCACCTCTCcaatggaaaatatttgaaaaacagaGGTGAAGTTTCCTCTGGGCCCCGGCCTCTTGGAAAGCTCTCAAGGAGCCACTCCACACTTGCTCCAGCTCCTAGACTGCCGGCCTCCCTGCTTCACAGGTGGCTTGACAAGAGCTACCTGGAGGACATTAATCCAAGGCAGAGCCTCGGATTCCCAAGCTCCTCCGGCATTGGGTGTCCCACGTGGGCCCATGGCTCAGACGCCCTGTGTAAGAATTACAGGTCCATTCCCAGCTAGCAGGCCGGTGTGGCCATTGCAGTACACAACAGTCTGGAGGCATGAtgtcccttcccttcctgtctAGTGAGGGTCACCAATCCTGTCATCCTGTCCTGTTCCCTGCCAGCCAGCCATCTCCAGTCACccactcctcttcctttccctaatTTTTCTGAAACTTTTCATCTGTTTCATTTCCAGAGGAAATCTCAAGTATGTGTTTCTCCCTACatttgaaaataacattttattgtaCTTGTGCTATATACCAGGCCTACGCACACTGCCTTGTGAGAGTCCTACTGGACACATTCACCAATAGCCCAACTGTACGGTCCAAGCATTGGGCCAAGGACAGAATTAGCAGGGACCTGGGGAGCTCCTTCTGCCCTATAGGACACTGTTctacactgccccccccccccagccccatgGCTAGGCCAAAGACTTCAGGAGGATTCATTCTGTCTTGGTCCTTCCTTGTATCAGACCCATGGTAATAGGCTTGAGAATAATTAAGGCAAGTGACTGCTGACTAGGTATGAGAAGAAACCCTAAAAGATTCCCTTTTCCTAGAGCCCAGCTTGCTCACTCACTGCTGGCCCAGAGGGGGAGGGGCCGGGAGTGTGCAGGGTGGGGTGAAGGTCTAGACAGGACTGTTCTAGAGTGTTCTAAAGGGCTACCACCTGCCACTGTGCTGAGGTGTGCAGAAGAAGGCCTGGCTGGGCTCCCAGCCTGTCCATTCTGTCCCTGCTCCCAACAACACACACCAGGATGTTGGTAGGAATGGTGGCAGTCAGCAGGACTCCTGGATCCCCAGAGACTAAAGGCAAGAGACAGGAGTCACTTCCCTCTGGGACACTACTCAAGCTCCCCAACTTCTCCTGGTTATGAGCAGGTCCACTTCACCTATTTTTCCAAGGCAAGAAGAAATGCATAAGTATGGAAAATAATTTAATAGAGAAACAATGACCTATAATCTTTACATACACCCAGCCTCTAGCAAGGAGGATGTTCCACTTCGCCCTAAAGAAGCAGGTAAGAGCAGAATGATTGGAAATCACCAATATTCTCTAACTTTAGAAATAacccttcatacacacacacacacacacacacacacacacacacacacacacacacacacacacacaccacaccacagaaagaaagaaggaaagaaagaaagaaagaaactctcaATGCCTGTCATTTGGGGTTATTTGTGACAGAATAGCTCCTCTGCTCCTTATTCAAAATCAGCCTTCAAtaagaatttgaataaaaatcTGAAACAAGATGATGATTGGGGGGTATTAAACAAAGCAATCCTCCAGTAACTCCAGATATGTAAATTCTTCTCCAGCTCACACAGGGTAGAAGCTGTATCCATAGCTTAAGAGGACAGAAGGGAAGACACAGCCAAGACCCAGCTCTAGCTCAAGGCCTGCCATGTGACCAGTGTGGCACATCCCTTCAGAGAGAGCTGTAAGAGGTGGATGAGGACCCCTCGCCCACGCCAAGGCAGGGAAGGTCTCCCAGGTACTCCACCTTTACAAAGGACGTGACTTTCATGCATGAAGGATTGTCTTAAAGAACTGAAAAGGATGGCAACTGTGAGCTCCCCGGAAGACTGGGGAGGTCTGCAGGGCTGAGTGCCGTCGGGTAGGTAGTCCCTGAGAGTATCGGAGTGTCCCATTCCAGTGTAAGAAGAAAGTAGGGTTGGAATAAAGGCTCCCAGGGAGGGTTGGCCTTGGTACAGCAGCTGTCTGGTAGCAGGGAAGGAACTGAAGTGTCTGCAGAGGCATGATGTTCTCTTTGCAGAACAAAACACAACAGGGTGATGATGTCCTGGAGCCAACAGGCCTAGACCAGCAGTCACCTAATGACAGTCATAGTAAAGTAATTCTCCCAGAGTTTAGTACACCTGCCACCAGATGCCCCTAGGGTGGAGAACACTCAGAGGAATGCTGGGCACTAGGATGTGGGAGGTGCTCGTCCAGGAAGGTCCCAGGTGCACAGGTGACAACCTGGTGTGCGGCTTTTCTCTAGGGTTGTGCTCCATCCACTGGTCCTTCCGGTGTCACTGCAGTGTGCAAGCTaacagagggggaagaggaaggtcaGGCTTGGGTCTCTGACAAGAGAGGCAAACTCCTATTATGGGCTGTCAGACCCCAGAGCAGGACTCACAGCTACGAACAGACTCCGACAGCCCCTCCTTGTCCAgactctctgcttcccagtgagATTCCCTTATCTGTGGATGTAAAAGCAGAGCAAGGGGTAAGACAGAGCCAGCTAGACTCAGAAGCCACAGCGCACACACAGCCACAGAGAGGAGGGACCCACAGCCCACTGGCCAGCGTGGCCTGTCCATGCACACCTTGATCTGCTCCTTCAGGTATTCAGCTCGAGCCATGAGGTTCTGAACCTGCCAAGAGAAGACATGTGCAGACGTGAGGAGGGTTCGAGTCAGGTGCCTCCTCACCCCTGCTCCCCagaaccctgtctcaggagaatGGCCCTGTCTCTGAGAACTTTATTTGTTCTCTCCTCCAGGAAGAGTTCCCTGTTGCAGGAGCCCGGCAGACTTTTGGTTTATTCGGGCACAGAAGACCTGGGTCCCTGACCTCACAATTCTGAGGCAGGGGAACTCCATATGTAATCTAAGGAGGTCCCACAGACTTGAgtaggaagaggggaaggagcaCGTCTTGACTCCCAGCCCTACTGAGTACCTCGGTGTGAAGGAGCTCTCGCCTTCGGCCTGGGGCTTCTGCTGTAAGGAGAGGGGAGATAGTGAGGACAGGGTAGCCAGAGGCGGGAgtgggcggcagcagcagcggtgcGGGGCCTTACCtgccaacagcagcagcagctccccGAGGCTGTGTTGGTACAGGTCCAGGGCATCCTGCTCTTTGCCAGCTTCCTCCTCCTACAGCCAGGGGGCAGCACATCACTCCATACTGTGCCTTGGTCTCCCTCCTGTGCCCCCGGACCCTTCCCAATGAGCACAAACCTTGGCCATGGCGGCTGAGGCCACTTCCAGGGCAGCTAGGAGGCGTGGCTTGTCACGGGCCATCTCTGATGTGAGAGTAAAGGCTCACAGTGAGGGAGCAGCCTGCTGTTTTTGCATAGGAAGGCCCTGTCAGTCTCCGTCATGACGGAGTGGGGTTGCCAGGACTTGTGCACAGACCAGGGACCGAAGCCTACCTCGTAGCAGCTCTTGGACAGTTGTGCCCTGTCTTAGCAGGGCCTGACTGGAGAAGGAGACAATGGCTTTGAGCTCTTCTGCCCGGGACACATACTGCCCAACCTGTAAGAGAATGAGGGGCTCAGGGCTATCCCCCCACCCTGAGCCTATCTCCAGGTTTGCCTCTGGTCCTTAGTGATTGATTGTCTCACACTAACCCTGTCAGACATCACACAAGCTAGCCTGGCCCACCCACTTCCCCCAGCCCTATCTTATGAGAGAGATTTCAATTCTAAAAATGCCATTTGTCAGAGGCTTGTGATCTCTGGCCTCTCATGTCCACCCATTTTCTCCCGGGAAGATCACCCACCTTCGCCTTAATGGCCTCCTTCCTCTGGGCATCCACTTCGTCTGCAGAAGGGGAAGGGCTCATATGAAGATGCTGTACTGAAGCCTACCCCACAGTAAGCCCTCTGCAACCCTCAGATACTAAGTTCCAGGTTGATTTTCCACACCGTCTCCCCTAAACTTGACCCAACTCTGCCCCCTCTGTACTCAGGTTATAGGAGTGGCCTGGTCCTCACAGTGTAGTGCAGGTACAAAGAAGTCCAGAGCTTTGCAGTAGAGCGAGAGGGCAGCAGCCGtatccccttcctggtccttCTTCACAGCCTCCACCACTAGGGCTGTCTGGGAGGATGGAGGACTGGCAATCAAACTTACCTTCGTAATGGCACTGCAACCAGCATCAGTCAGCAATCCCACCCCCGTGCCCCGTGGCAACCTGCTCTGCTTCTGTGAGCCAGTCACCTATTAACCACCGAGTGCGGCCAAATGAAACCCAGCCCACCCTATCCCCATCGGTCTGCTTACTGCTCGCGCCAGGCTTTCCCCACTGGGCATGTGCTCCAGGTCTACCCAGCGGTGGGCAAAGAAGTCCTGGAAGGAGATTCGACGGCTAGGGTCCCGCTCTAGAAGTCGCTGCAACAGGTCCCGGCAGTCTAGGGAGAGTTGGGGCCGAAGAGGGAGCTACAGAGGCACAGAGCAGGGACGCGTGAGGCTCCAACGTCTGAGCCCAAAGCTCAAGGCCTGCTAGGAACCCCCATAAGGTACATGTTTGCTGGTGGGTAAACTGAGACTTGAGTGGAACCTGGCAGGTCCAGGTGATGTGCAGGAAGAGAGCCAAGCATCCTTTGTCAGTCTCCTACCAAAGGGGTATTTGCCTCTAGCCCTGGACTATGGCAAGGTGAGGCCTGTAACTGATCTGGATCCTCGGGAACAGATCAGACTCTAGGCTTCTGTGCAGAGCATGCCCCACTGCCATGAAAGGCCCAGAGCCTACACTGCAGTCTGTGGCAGCGCTGCCAATAAGTCCCTCAATCCCCAGTGGATACCAAGACCCTGCCAGACGCACCTCAATAACCCGATTGCTGCGAATCTTTTCCTCTAGCTCTGAGAACGATCTGGAGGCAAAGGGGGGCTGCCCAAAGAGGGCTTCTGTGGAAGAAGGCAGAGGGGAGGCTGGAGGGGAACAGGTTTAAGTCTTGCCTAGCTCACCCACAAAAAGGGGGCCAAAAGCCCTCAGAAGAGAGCCCTTAATTCTCATCAGGACCCAGGAGAGGCCCAGAGAAGCTGGGCCCAAATACAGAGTAACTCTCAGGGTGGACAACAAGGGAACAAAAGTCTCACCATACAGGATGACCCCCACAGACCAGAGGTCCACACGTGCGTCATACTGCCGCCGGCACACCATCTCAGGGGCCATATACAGTGGGGAGCCGCGAAGCACATGTTTTTCATCCCATGGGGACATGTGCTGGGCAAAGCCAAAGTCTGCAGGCAAGAGGCCAGGCGCAAGGTTCAAATCCAAGCTGCTTCTGTGAGTCCAGTCAGAGCTCCTCCTCACCCTAGACTCACCGGGATtactcctgtctcctcccctgtGCAACACACTCTTATATCCCCTTCTGGGGTGGAAACCCTCTGCAtggcacactttttttttttttggtttggtttttcaaggaaagtttctctgtgtagccctggctgtcctggaacgcactctgtagaccagccttgaactcagaaatccacctgcctcggcctcccaaatgctgggattaaaggcgtgctccaccactgccgcTGCAAGGCACACTTAAGCACCTTTTCCCTAAGTCTATCTCAAAGACTTCCACAGAAAGCCCCAGCCTTAGCTTCAGCACTAAGTTATTTCATGTTCTCTGGCCTCCGAGCTCACATCCATTCAATTCTTATCAGAAGTCACAAACACCTGTCCTCTGTTATGCATTCTCAGCTGTCCAGATTGAGCCCTAATCCTAATAACAGATTAAGCTGGGTCTCGTCGGCTCTGATCCTGGATGCTGGTCACAAGCTGGGACTGTTTTCAGACTGAACCCCACCTCGGATCCAGACTTGATCCCTAGCTCCACCCACAACACTGCAGCCTGAGAAGGGGTGCTACCTTTCAGGGATGGGCCCAGCCCTATACCTCCTGATCTGGCACTAATAATTTAACAGAGGAACCCCTGGGAACCAGGCCACCGAGCGAGCACAGCCAGGAGCTTACAGTTCACCCTCTCTAAAACAGTCACCCTGCTGTCCCAGACCCCGACCTGCCAGTTTCAGGTGGGGCTTCTCCAAAGAGCTCAGCAGGATGTTCTGCGGCTTCAGATCCAAGTGAGAGATGTTTCGTTCATGCAGGAACTGCAGGGCACTAGCTGAGGAGTCAGCCACAAGAAAACAAGTCAGAGCCTCtttccctcctgcctcttccctcccctgccttCCTCTATCCCTGTACAGCAGCAGTCTTACTGCCGTGCTGTTCTGGCTGATGTACAGGATTTACAGAAGCAGCAGGCCGGCTATTCCTAAGAGTTCCCTGAGCGCCCGCTCTTTGCACCTTTCATAAAACCACCCTCCCTTCAAGGAGCTTCCAGAAAAGCCCAAGCCCTTTAGGACTTTGCCTTCTCCCTCACTAAAGCACTTGGGTTCCACCTACTGGGCCCTGGAAGATTCCACAAGGTTCTTACAGCATGTTCTCTGTGTGGAAGCCTGAATTCCCTACAGATGCTAGGGACACAAACACTGAAGATTGCAAAGCATTGGGATAGGGGAGAAGAGGACATGGGGTGTGTCACAGGCTTTTTACCCAACTGCTGCATGAAAACACGGGCCACCTTCTCAGGCAGGATCCTGCGGGTATGGATGAAGCGAGACAGGTCACCCCCTGCACAGAACTCCATGATGAGGTAGATATTGTCACTGTCCCACTATGGTTGGAAGTAAAGAGACAGCTTTAGGCAGGGTCCCTTCTCCAGCCTCCTTTGGAGGGAACCCTATCCCAGGATCAGACCTGAAAGTCTTTGAGCTGCACGATGTGGGGGTGCCGAATGCCCTTGAGGATCTCAATCTCAGTCAGGAGGTTTTCCACTGACGCCTTGTTGAGACTCTTCTTGGCCACGCATTTTATGGCTACCACTTCCCGAGTATCCTTCTGTGGTACAGGAAATCTGGGGTCTCTGTCTTGAAGGGGCCGACCCCATGGGTTGGAGTGGGCTCTGGTTCCTTCTGCAACCTTTCACTCTCCATGGACCTCTGGATTCTGGAATCCCACCAACACCATGCTTCTAACCCAAGGCATCACTTTCTAGAGTGGCGGTGGTGAGGGGGGGGGAATGTCACTATTTAAAGAGCTAGCCACTCTGCTTTCTAACTGGTGCTGCCTCCTGGGAGTCTGACCCCAGACTCCTCCCAGCCCCTAAGGTAACTTCCATACAGAGCCGGTTCTTCAACCACTGACACCGAGGTTCCTTTAGGTCATTGCCCGCCCCTCCAGACCAAACCGGTGTGGTTGTTTTTAAAACCTAAAAGGGGCGGTTAGCTCCAGCCTCCTCCACCCGCTTGGGCAGCCGCTGGCCTTACTGCTCTCAAGGCGATCGCCTTTTCTGCTTAGTTGGCCCGTCACCCAGCCGGGCTTGCAGGGAGTTGGCTGGCACAGGATCCGGGTCCCTGGCGCCGGACACCTCGGGCACGACCCGCCCACACCCACCTTGGCGTAGGCCTTGTAAACCGTGGCGTACGTGCCACTGCCCAGGCGCTCGGTAATGATGAAACCTTCCAGTCGGGGGAGACCCCAGCCGGACCCAGCCATCCCGCGCCCTCTGCCAGGTGCTTCCTGGTTCGGGGTGCAGGTTCCGGCCAGCAGCGAAGCTGGGGGCGCTCGAGGGGCGGCGAGGCGGGACTCCACAGGGCCCCAGCGCTGCCCGCCGGAAGCGCGGCTCGACACCTCCCCTCCGAGGCTCCGCCCCGCCGCGGGCTGGGCGACACCCTCTGCCTGCCTAGGACTGCCAGGCAGGTTTCAGACACTGACGCTTCAGTGCGTGTAGAGGTGTGTCGGGGACTGCGGGCACTATCACATGGGATCTGCATCCTAGGGACCACCCACGTGGGGGGCGGGAGGAAGAGCCTGGCTCTCTCCCAGCCCGACAAGAGCAGAAGCAGTGGATGTGAAAATCCCAGGGCTCCACAGGGTGAAGAGGGAGAACGAACTGCTGGTTCTTCTCTGACCATCACACATGCTCTGGCGCTTATCCACTCgtttatttggttttggaagacagggtttctctgagtagccctggctgtcctggaacttactttgcaGACCAGTCTGGCTTCACAAGATTCGACTGTATGCACCACCCTGCCTGgctaaaaacaatttaaatgccTTTGGAAGAGGCCAAGTTTCCATTTCCAGGGTTCACCCTTCTTCCTTTCACTCTTGGAAAGGGTTCTCCCCTAGAATTGAGTGGTCTGACATCTATCACAGATCAGGTGCCAACTATCTTG encodes:
- the Ulk3 gene encoding serine/threonine-protein kinase ULK3 isoform X3, which codes for MAGSGWGLPRLEGFIITERLGSGTYATVYKAYAKKDTREVVAIKCVAKKSLNKASVENLLTEIEILKGIRHPHIVQLKDFQWDSDNIYLIMEFCAGGDLSRFIHTRRILPEKVARVFMQQLASALQFLHERNISHLDLKPQNILLSSLEKPHLKLADFGFAQHMSPWDEKHVLRGSPLYMAPEMVCRRQYDARVDLWSVGVILYDCRDLLQRLLERDPSRRISFQDFFAHRWVDLEHMPSGESLARATALVVEAVKKDQEGDTAAALSLYCKALDFFVPALHYEVDAQRKEAIKAKVGQYVSRAEELKAIVSFSSQALLRQGTTVQELLREMARDKPRLLAALEVASAAMAKEEEAGKEQDALDLYQHSLGELLLLLAAEAPGRRRELLHTEVQNLMARAEYLKEQIKIRESHWEAESLDKEGLSESVRSSCTLQ
- the Ulk3 gene encoding serine/threonine-protein kinase ULK3 isoform X2, whose translation is MAGSGWGLPRLEGFIITERLGSGTYATVYKAYAKKDTREVVAIKCVAKKSLNKASVENLLTEIEILKGIRHPHIVQLKDFQWDSDNIYLIMEFCAGGDLSRFIHTRRILPEKVARVFMQQLASALQFLHERNISHLDLKPQNILLSSLEKPHLKLADFGFAQHMSPWDEKHVLRGSPLYMAPEMVCRRQYDARVDLWSVGVILYEALFGQPPFASRSFSELEEKIRSNRVIELPLRPQLSLDCRDLLQRLLERDPSRRISFQDFFAHRWVDLEHMPSGESLARATALVVEAVKKDQEGDTAAALSLYCKALDFFVPALHYEVDAQRKEAIKAKVGQYVSRAEELKAIVSFSSQALLRQGTTVQELLREMARDKPRLLAALEVASAAMAKEEEAGKEQDALDLYQHSLGELLLLLAEAPGRRRELLHTEVQNLMARAEYLKEQIKIRESHWEAESLDKEGLSESVRSSCTLQ
- the Ulk3 gene encoding serine/threonine-protein kinase ULK3 isoform X1, which gives rise to MAGSGWGLPRLEGFIITERLGSGTYATVYKAYAKKDTREVVAIKCVAKKSLNKASVENLLTEIEILKGIRHPHIVQLKDFQWDSDNIYLIMEFCAGGDLSRFIHTRRILPEKVARVFMQQLASALQFLHERNISHLDLKPQNILLSSLEKPHLKLADFGFAQHMSPWDEKHVLRGSPLYMAPEMVCRRQYDARVDLWSVGVILYEALFGQPPFASRSFSELEEKIRSNRVIELPLRPQLSLDCRDLLQRLLERDPSRRISFQDFFAHRWVDLEHMPSGESLARATALVVEAVKKDQEGDTAAALSLYCKALDFFVPALHYEVDAQRKEAIKAKVGQYVSRAEELKAIVSFSSQALLRQGTTVQELLREMARDKPRLLAALEVASAAMAKEEEAGKEQDALDLYQHSLGELLLLLAAEAPGRRRELLHTEVQNLMARAEYLKEQIKIRESHWEAESLDKEGLSESVRSSCTLQ